The sequence CGTCGAGCACACCATCGCTGCGTTTGGCTGGGACCGTGTTGTCTGGGGCAGCGACTGGCCGGTCTGCACGCTTGGCGGCGGCCTCTCGACCTGGGTCGGCGCGACCCATGCGCTGCTTTCCGGCTGCAGCGTCGCGGAGCGCGACAGACTGTTGTCCGCGAATGCCCGCAAGCTGTGGCGGCTGGAATAGTTGGATTCGCCTCGGCGTCTTGCTGGGGCGTAGCCCCAGACGTTCTCCTCCATTCGGTTTCTCTCAGGCTCCTCCACCGGCAGCGCCGGACACCTGTGCGGGAGAACTCTCCCGGAACAGGTTATTGAGATCGGCAACGACCGCGGCGGGCTTCTGCCTGCCGGTGATGCCGGAAAGGATGCGGCCGGACGCTGCCTGCTGGAACGCCATGTAGCCGTCATGGCGCGGCCGCACCCATGCGCCCTCCAGTGTCGCGCGCGTGTAGCGATAGAAATTGCCGGTCGCGGCGTTGACCGTCTGATCCTCCCAGGCAGCCGCATGACCCGGCTGTCCGCCGGCGGCGGCATAGGGGCCGCGCTGGACATCGCCGCTGGCAACCCAGTAGGCGAAGTCGATCGCGGCTTCTTTTGCCTGGGAAAAGGCTGACACCGCTATGCCGGTGCCACCGAGCGCCGAGCCGATTGGACCGTTTGAGCCGACGGTCGGGATGTCGGCGAAGGCCAGGCGGTGTGCACGAAATCCTGATATCGCATAGGAGACATAGCCATAGATCAGCGGCGCGCAGACGATCTTGGAATCGGCCGCCGCCATCCATTCCGAAACCGCGATCGGATCCATCTCGAAACAGGCCGGTTCGACCAGCGCGGCGATCTCGCGCATCGCCTCGAAGATCTGGCTGCCGGTCTCGATATTGATGAGAGCACGGGACGGATCGGTGGCGCAGGGATGAC is a genomic window of Mesorhizobium huakuii containing:
- a CDS encoding extracellular solute-binding protein, with product MTWSHPRGYDPMVACSALWEQKTGVAIAWDKRSLQDFESFPVEELARAYDLIVIDHPHVGRITAERCLAPLDVAGREAERTALASASVGQSYPSYNWQGRQWAFPIDAASQVLAWRPDALDAPPARWSEVLYLARQGRVLLPLRPPHVLMVFYTLAGNLGHPCATDPSRALINIETGSQIFEAMREIAALVEPACFEMDPIAVSEWMAAADSKIVCAPLIYGYVSYAISGFRAHRLAFADIPTVGSNGPIGSALGGTGIAVSAFSQAKEAAIDFAYWVASGDVQRGPYAAAGGQPGHAAAWEDQTVNAATGNFYRYTRATLEGAWVRPRHDGYMAFQQAASGRILSGITGRQKPAAVVADLNNLFRESSPAQVSGAAGGGA